The Spirochaetaceae bacterium genome contains a region encoding:
- a CDS encoding PAS domain S-box protein: VSAVARSGREALAAVAAFADGDLRPPELALIDPALGGEVSGAAAAGRLRRRFGIPVIFVSDGDLPARVARAARASDPAGYVPRPVAPWHLRATIDAALAQHRRETKLAERARLLARERAALKRRVTTLHDRSTKTEAELRDQVEAFRSQSTLLRTVVDSMGDGLIVADREGRYLLTNPEMERLVGMYRPGSDLLRRSQTYGLYYPDGKTLIPSERLPLARALNHGESTDNFDVLIRNAGHPKGIRVSINGRPLYDADGALRGGVIVFRDVTRIRETEREVVESARRMAEQSRAMQTVIDSISDGVVAADAAGRLTLFNPSAERILGLGKTDVPPERRAERYGVYYPDGATPVPADDLPLTRASRGESSDGEEFFVRNSRVPHGVFVSVSGRPLRDSAGALVGGVVVLRDVTEQVQAHQTLMQAFAQGRLEVVDTIVHNIGNAINSVAIGVGTIGHELERNRELRRFQALAHALEQHRDDWLAYLRTDPQGRRVVPFILALATDFEARNRRLTDTVDRVRGRVAHIVDLIRTQKSFDRQSMTSKLIDLRQSIADAVKVLAESCAARGIAVEIDCARAPRELWIQESRFHQMLVNLVKNAIEAIDALAAAGGGAAASGPPRVRIACYPRDEFLVIDVIDNGIGIGEQRHRLIFTAGYSTKESGSGLGLHSAANFVIGSGGRIQAMSDGHGTGTTIRVMLRRAAASEQRAQAERAGAPAPAGHWFAPSSSG, encoded by the coding sequence GTGTCGGCCGTGGCGCGCTCGGGCCGCGAGGCGCTCGCCGCGGTGGCGGCGTTCGCCGACGGCGACCTGCGGCCCCCCGAACTCGCGTTGATCGACCCGGCGCTCGGCGGTGAGGTTTCGGGCGCCGCGGCCGCCGGGCGGCTGCGCCGCCGCTTCGGCATCCCCGTGATCTTCGTGAGCGACGGCGACCTGCCGGCACGCGTCGCGCGTGCCGCCCGGGCCAGCGATCCGGCGGGCTACGTGCCGAGACCGGTGGCGCCGTGGCACCTGCGGGCGACCATCGACGCCGCCCTGGCGCAGCACCGCCGCGAAACGAAGCTGGCCGAGCGGGCGCGCTTGCTCGCGCGCGAACGCGCTGCGCTCAAGCGGCGCGTTACGACGCTTCACGATCGCAGCACGAAGACCGAGGCCGAGTTGCGCGACCAGGTGGAGGCGTTCCGGAGCCAGTCCACGCTGCTGCGCACGGTGGTGGACAGCATGGGCGACGGACTGATCGTGGCCGACCGCGAAGGCAGGTACCTGCTCACCAATCCGGAGATGGAGCGCCTGGTCGGCATGTACCGGCCCGGCTCCGACCTGTTGCGGCGATCGCAGACCTACGGCCTGTACTACCCGGACGGCAAGACCCTGATCCCATCGGAACGGCTGCCGCTGGCGCGCGCCCTGAATCATGGCGAGTCGACGGACAACTTCGACGTGCTCATCCGCAACGCGGGACATCCGAAAGGAATCCGGGTGAGCATCAACGGGCGGCCGCTGTACGACGCGGACGGCGCACTGCGCGGCGGCGTGATCGTGTTCCGCGACGTGACCCGCATCCGGGAAACGGAGCGCGAGGTGGTAGAGTCCGCGCGCCGCATGGCGGAGCAGAGCCGCGCCATGCAGACCGTGATCGACAGCATCAGCGACGGCGTGGTGGCCGCCGACGCCGCCGGCAGGCTGACGCTGTTCAATCCGAGCGCGGAACGCATTCTGGGTCTGGGAAAGACCGATGTGCCGCCCGAGCGGCGCGCCGAACGATACGGCGTCTACTACCCCGATGGGGCGACGCCGGTGCCGGCGGACGACCTGCCGCTGACGCGCGCCTCGCGCGGCGAGTCGTCGGACGGCGAGGAGTTCTTCGTGCGCAATTCGCGCGTCCCGCACGGCGTCTTCGTCAGCGTCAGCGGCCGGCCGTTGCGCGACAGCGCCGGCGCGCTGGTCGGCGGCGTGGTCGTGTTGCGCGACGTGACCGAGCAGGTCCAGGCACACCAGACGCTGATGCAGGCGTTCGCCCAGGGGCGGTTGGAAGTGGTCGACACCATCGTCCACAACATTGGCAACGCGATCAACAGCGTCGCGATCGGCGTCGGCACCATCGGGCACGAGCTGGAACGGAACCGCGAGTTGCGCCGCTTCCAGGCCCTTGCGCATGCCCTGGAGCAGCACCGGGACGACTGGCTCGCGTACCTGCGGACGGATCCGCAGGGGCGGCGGGTGGTGCCGTTCATCCTCGCGCTCGCCACCGACTTCGAGGCCCGGAACAGGCGGTTGACCGACACCGTGGATCGGGTGCGCGGCCGCGTGGCGCACATCGTCGACCTGATCAGAACGCAGAAGTCGTTCGACCGCCAGAGCATGACGAGCAAGCTCATCGACCTGCGCCAGTCGATCGCCGATGCGGTCAAGGTGTTGGCCGAGTCGTGCGCGGCGCGCGGCATCGCGGTGGAGATCGACTGCGCACGCGCTCCCCGTGAACTGTGGATCCAGGAGAGCAGGTTCCACCAGATGCTGGTCAACCTGGTGAAGAACGCGATCGAGGCGATCGACGCGCTGGCCGCGGCCGGCGGCGGCGCTGCTGCGAGCGGCCCGCCCCGCGTCCGCATCGCCTGCTACCCGCGGGACGAGTTCCTGGTTATCGACGTGATCGACAACGGCATCGGCATCGGCGAGCAGCGCCACCGGCTGATCTTCACCGCCGGCTACTCCACCAAGGAAAGCGGCAGCGGACTCGGTCTGCACTCGGCGGCCAACTTCGTGATCGGCTCCGGCGGCCGCATCCAGGCAATGAGCGACGGCCACGGGACGGGAACGACGATCCGCGTGATGCTGCGCCGCGCGGCGGCGTCCGAACAGCGGGCGCAGGCGGAACGGGCCGGGGCACCCGCGCCGGCGGGCCACTGGTTCGCGCCCTCGTCCTCCGGTTGA